One window of Methanobacterium alkalithermotolerans genomic DNA carries:
- a CDS encoding tetratricopeptide repeat protein: MISGSSDAIFFPGGVEIGLLKKYNQKKRFKKANKFFQQGNYQKSLEIYDEILKNDSNNSTAWFGRAISLSELGEYQEALKAFDKVLELNPDYHKVWFGKAIIFYNLGEYQEALKSYDKFLELKPDYKDAWFNKCGVLMTLEKYQEALESFDKALEWYPEDAYLWFERGFALSKLGEYNKAIGSFKKVLELDPKYPGAQYTLAISLSQLGEYKLALESFDKALKLEPENVDTWFNKGYFALEAGEYQEALKAYDKLSKLEPDNVDAWFQKGYILKKLGKYDDALKAYDKGLELYPEHPTVWSNRGNLLRKLGKQQEAIKSYDKSLELDPNAIDVWYLRGMVLGELGKNQEALESYNKILELDPLDVEAWYGKSEIFQKLKNNQEALKCLNKVLELKPDCELAKKAKEKILNQL, encoded by the coding sequence ATAATATCCGGCAGCAGCGACGCCATATTTTTTCCAGGGGGTGTTGAAATAGGCTTACTTAAAAAATATAACCAAAAAAAGCGTTTTAAAAAAGCTAACAAATTTTTTCAACAAGGTAACTATCAAAAATCACTGGAAATATATGATGAAATTTTAAAAAATGATTCAAATAATTCCACAGCCTGGTTTGGTAGAGCTATTTCTTTATCAGAACTTGGAGAGTATCAGGAAGCATTAAAAGCTTTTGATAAAGTTTTGGAGTTAAATCCTGATTATCATAAAGTGTGGTTTGGTAAAGCAATTATTTTTTATAATCTTGGAGAGTATCAGGAAGCTTTAAAATCATATGATAAATTCCTAGAATTAAAACCGGATTATAAAGATGCCTGGTTTAATAAATGCGGGGTTTTAATGACACTTGAGAAATATCAAGAAGCATTAGAATCTTTTGATAAAGCTTTAGAATGGTATCCTGAAGATGCTTATCTATGGTTTGAGAGGGGATTTGCTCTGTCAAAACTGGGAGAATATAATAAGGCAATAGGTTCTTTTAAAAAAGTTCTAGAATTAGATCCAAAATATCCGGGTGCACAATATACTTTAGCAATATCTCTATCACAACTGGGAGAATATAAGTTAGCATTAGAATCTTTTGATAAAGCTTTAAAACTGGAACCTGAAAATGTGGATACATGGTTTAATAAAGGCTATTTTGCATTAGAAGCCGGAGAATATCAGGAAGCATTAAAAGCTTATGACAAATTATCAAAATTAGAACCAGACAATGTTGACGCATGGTTTCAAAAAGGATATATATTAAAAAAATTAGGAAAATATGACGATGCACTAAAAGCATATGATAAGGGCCTGGAATTATATCCAGAACATCCCACCGTCTGGTCAAATAGAGGTAATTTACTCAGAAAACTAGGAAAACAACAAGAAGCAATAAAATCCTATGATAAATCTTTAGAATTAGACCCTAATGCCATTGATGTATGGTACCTGAGAGGAATGGTCCTGGGAGAACTTGGAAAAAATCAAGAAGCATTAGAATCTTACAATAAAATCCTGGAATTAGATCCCCTTGACGTTGAGGCATGGTATGGTAAATCTGAAATTTTCCAAAAACTAAAAAATAATCAGGAAGCATTAAAATGTTTAAATAAAGTATTAGAATTAAAACCAGACTGTGAACTTGCTAAAAAAGCAAAAGAGAAAATTTTAAACCAACTATAA
- a CDS encoding CHC2 zinc finger domain-containing protein: MRGLQSFYRSFYGDSFYRHFRRPSEFNHKHFRIQYTLKSPKNIHFYVNVNNGYHPCFIHVYDHGGLSNLKAKNPENMVLDRAFFDFDVSHPEARKLKEKLSSLRSHGAEYQKELQHDFMEKLRFKIQVGKIAKPAIDEAKDFAVKFKETFGSYPALFFSGGKGCHAYTFFRASSFKNINLAISWFAEHIKDSYGYQTMDLSVNKDAMARLSRIPYSKHQLTGFSVVPFTINDSYEDIIRKSLDPRVKKFRREDHSSDFNKHMQKIDLVESHNSQVNNSNLNKRPVFAWKNKKSSQWIDHRAFFRSILGRPEREYPDKKYVMYHCPFPEHDDKNPSFMVHEKGYYCYGCQKKGYYWSFLRDYNFGCDKEVNHDIYINEIMVKKGG, translated from the coding sequence ATGAGGGGTCTCCAATCTTTTTACCGGTCATTTTATGGTGATTCTTTCTACCGGCACTTTAGAAGGCCATCTGAGTTTAACCATAAGCACTTCAGGATCCAGTATACCCTAAAATCCCCAAAAAATATTCATTTTTATGTAAATGTAAATAACGGCTACCACCCCTGCTTTATCCATGTCTATGACCATGGAGGGCTATCCAATTTAAAGGCAAAAAATCCAGAGAATATGGTGTTGGACCGGGCCTTTTTCGACTTTGATGTGAGCCACCCTGAGGCCCGAAAACTAAAAGAAAAGCTAAGTTCCTTAAGATCCCATGGAGCCGAGTACCAGAAAGAGCTGCAGCATGACTTCATGGAAAAACTGAGATTTAAGATCCAGGTCGGGAAAATAGCCAAGCCGGCAATTGACGAAGCAAAGGATTTTGCCGTGAAGTTTAAAGAAACTTTTGGTAGCTACCCGGCCCTATTTTTCAGTGGTGGGAAAGGTTGTCATGCCTATACCTTTTTTAGAGCATCCAGCTTCAAGAATATTAACTTGGCCATTTCCTGGTTTGCAGAGCACATAAAAGATAGCTATGGGTACCAAACCATGGATTTATCAGTAAATAAAGATGCCATGGCCCGATTATCAAGAATACCCTACAGCAAACACCAACTAACTGGTTTTAGTGTAGTCCCCTTCACCATCAACGATAGCTATGAAGATATAATCCGCAAATCATTAGATCCCCGGGTTAAAAAATTCCGAAGAGAAGATCATAGCTCTGATTTTAATAAGCATATGCAGAAAATAGATCTGGTGGAATCACATAATTCCCAGGTAAATAATTCTAACTTGAATAAAAGGCCTGTTTTTGCCTGGAAGAATAAAAAATCAAGCCAGTGGATAGACCACCGGGCCTTTTTCAGATCAATTCTGGGCAGGCCAGAAAGAGAGTACCCTGATAAGAAATATGTAATGTACCACTGCCCCTTTCCCGAACATGATGATAAGAATCCTTCTTTTATGGTCCATGAAAAGGGGTATTATTGTTATGGTTGTCAGAAGAAGGGGTATTATTGGAGTTTTTTAAGGGATTATAATTTCGGGTGTGATAAAGAGGTAAACCATGATATTTATATAAATGAAATTATGGTTAAAAAAGGAGGATGA
- a CDS encoding metal-dependent hydrolase: protein MRFWTHIPTSLLLYLVLIWLLNLPVTIPGMVITGLISVVPDIIDKVTGKHRGFGHSFIFLAPAILAFMINISLGLSIVSAFITHVALDCATKKGVPLFYPFSETRLLYPKKEKSRITTGSSREVALAMLIIFCLVPLAYGLTVGMPDLDEIWAQDEELENKTENNSAKEYIKRDYRRYYSPESEDKKVEVIVKVVEVKGNDNYSKDSDYYRLRNGQNKTENYSAQL from the coding sequence ATGAGGTTCTGGACCCACATACCCACCAGTCTATTACTCTACCTGGTCCTGATCTGGCTATTAAACTTACCAGTGACCATTCCTGGAATGGTAATTACCGGTCTGATATCGGTGGTGCCGGATATCATTGACAAGGTTACAGGTAAGCACCGTGGTTTTGGCCATTCATTTATTTTTTTGGCACCGGCCATACTGGCCTTCATGATAAACATATCCCTGGGATTGAGCATCGTATCAGCCTTCATTACTCATGTGGCCCTGGATTGTGCTACCAAGAAGGGTGTTCCTTTATTTTATCCATTTTCTGAGACCCGGCTTTTATACCCTAAAAAGGAGAAGTCCAGGATAACCACCGGATCCAGCCGGGAAGTGGCCCTGGCAATGCTGATTATATTTTGTTTGGTGCCGTTGGCATATGGCCTGACGGTGGGTATGCCGGATCTGGATGAGATCTGGGCCCAGGATGAAGAATTAGAAAATAAAACTGAAAATAACTCGGCTAAAGAATATATAAAAAGGGATTATAGGAGGTATTATAGTCCTGAGAGTGAGGATAAAAAGGTGGAGGTGATAGTTAAGGTGGTTGAAGTTAAAGGGAATGATAATTATAGTAAAGATTCAGATTATTACAGGTTAAGAAATGGGCAGAATAAAACTGAGAATTATTCTGCCCAATTATGA
- a CDS encoding transposase, protein MISEIYYSPVYSGVSKQLNLLDFSFKNSNIQRLKSVLNKNSELKENKLVKFIERTYYYVKIAINKYSNAFSNHLYSQHALFTILAIKIYTKSTYREIIDFIDVSDIIKKYLRIKKVPHFTTIQKFFKRLPSKQIREINQLILTLNDIKADIIALDGSGFTNDYADKYYAKIRQKERKSYIKNHLTIDVKTRLILYYQTSRGPKYDTQFAKPALRQIKKYKPDYIVADKAYDTEPIRKCINEELKSI, encoded by the coding sequence ATGATTAGCGAAATCTATTATTCCCCTGTTTATAGTGGAGTTTCAAAGCAGTTAAATCTTTTGGATTTTAGTTTTAAAAATTCTAATATTCAACGTTTAAAAAGTGTTTTAAACAAGAATAGTGAATTAAAAGAAAATAAACTGGTGAAATTCATCGAAAGAACGTATTATTATGTTAAAATAGCGATAAATAAGTATTCTAATGCTTTTTCAAACCATTTATATTCACAACATGCTTTATTCACGATATTAGCAATCAAAATTTACACAAAATCAACATATCGTGAAATAATTGATTTTATTGATGTATCAGACATAATTAAGAAATATTTAAGAATAAAAAAGGTTCCACACTTTACAACGATCCAAAAATTTTTTAAAAGACTACCTTCAAAACAAATTAGAGAAATTAACCAATTAATATTAACATTAAACGATATTAAAGCAGATATAATAGCATTAGACGGCTCTGGTTTTACGAATGATTATGCAGACAAATATTATGCAAAAATACGGCAAAAGGAAAGAAAAAGCTACATAAAAAACCATTTAACAATAGACGTAAAAACACGCCTTATTTTATATTATCAAACATCACGTGGACCAAAATACGACACACAATTTGCAAAACCCGCATTAAGACAAATCAAAAAGTATAAACCAGATTACATAGTAGCCGACAAAGCATATGACACAGAACCAATAAGAAAATGCATAAATGAAGAACTCAAAAGCATTTGA
- a CDS encoding pseudomurein-binding repeat-containing protein: MMDIKKILILMTILACLTLSISSVSASNLTFNETGLASQGVKNYTEANNNKLPNHVVVSDKNSTMPSFLRTLTTTTVQLNSGVTTPVNITNVNNPTGPSGTATGIVYKSEYVQIANNINTFINNNGAAPNFASSSRGNIRYESLVYMYSRIVNWYYVNGELPTYVTVVHCSGVNSNGVVIDNVPPSVTNSLAPGTYNTLKNVTLTANDNHDPNPKVYYSLDNGATWSNQIKTVTLNLNVGVTNLKYYGRDAAGNQGTTQTATYTINTNSTAPTSFTIDEIKNAASSVKYYVEDIKQLPSNVTISGITVSMAEFLKLQSIALLNINSTSNSSIVLSNVIDATNSTENLQTGKLNQTEYLQIANTVKTFIDSNGQAPNFASSTKGNIGFESLVYTFAQILNSYQVGNVLPNFITIRPWTTVTNNNTVFIRMEQIRKAADTVQSYVETSHKLPDHVTISESTVSMPQFLNLQLKSLINADAYLYQSIILENYTTAPNPYESITGGNLNYVDYMSAANDIIAFMDSNGHAPNYKDTVRGYIRFESLVYMYAEIINSVYRNNGFPQHIPLRPWSTVTNNNTVFITMDQINAAVWGVQNYVETYNALPSSVTISGRQISMPQFLNLEIKSLKNIQAGLYQSIILQNYNTAPNPSETLTSGKINYENYLNSVDTVISFMNDNGRAPNFTWTSQGNMRYESLVHMYAQILNYYNVNKDLPQYVTVNPWTVVSNPNTVSYNTGQIISAAETVKSYVETNNALPSSVNISGTPVSMPQFLKLLTTTLHNINGTYAGQIVLGSYNPPTSTSETITGGTLNKTQYLDLARSVEFFMYGNLRAPNFQNSSLGNIRYQSLIYMYSQILSSYKANNYNLPDFITVRPWSVVSNSNTKFITTDQIKNASETVKSYIETNHALPSSVTISNTQVTMPQFLKLLTTSISNINGQLNATIVLQNYNSAPNPSGTITGGILNSTNYLNIANNIISFMDSNGHAPNFAYSSLGNIRYESLIYKYSLIMGYYSNKTELPQNITVTPWSVVSNQSTVFFTNDQVESAAKTVQSYVETNHQLPTNVIINGTTVTMPQFLQLATTALLNIDRSLYSSIALKSYNTATNQSETINNSEDITYTDYIEFANDINTYMRINGKAPDFITTKLGTMRYESLVYMYSQILSSYNATSTLAEFITVNPWSTVSNSSTIFITTDQIKNASQTVKSYIDTNHTLPSSVNISGNDITMPQFLKLAAKSIINIENYLNISIILDNVGEPTTSIENITVGTITSYEFVDIANKITSFMNSNGTAPSNITDISLGSNIGYESLVYMFSKIMMSYNATEHAWGSISVSPWVALSNPDGTFNFRSQKMFNSIQDAIDDDDTISGDTIWLRKDIYSENVLINKKIIIRPIYGVDVSIYALNSTLPIFTINIGGNGTTIQDLIINGSMGNVGIYINNSIENQILGNNITNTSDGIYLYNTTKNLISGNNINNNSGNGLLINTGSDNEISSNIITSNGFAGISIQNSDKNKIYSNILTNNQDGIYLNNSSTEIHLNQIAGNIRYGLYNQGNGTINATNNWWGTNNPIVSSASPSDINIDGGTVTYNPWLVLTINSSTDRSDRNGSNYNYIITADLTHNNQGNDTSSKGNIPDNIPVNFNSTIGTINSSDSTKKGKSEIKLTSTQAGTANVSVTLDNQTVSKLVNITSVNVLGVYNTRTQESFISIRDAIDDADTRDGDSLTISEGIYTENVVVNKKLTIKAAAGAKVTVKAKDDDKSVFVIGNGGSGSTIQGFNIISSSDSYGISLSHSYNNNISNNNVSDSNRGIYLYNSGNNTISGITIKDSYYGIFIYNSASNNIFGNIIKNNENGIYLRNSNYNIVTGNTIVDNFFGSYVYHSNNNNVTGNIITGNWAGIYLYDTNNNYVTNNNLTDNGAGITHYNSIGIVISGNNFSDNWITDISVIDSGKVVMATSFYTCGPAALATILKNMGIYTTEIELAELAGTDETGTSLFGLTTAALNKGVTAIGARLTTDQLKSNHMVVLSIKGVNHFVVIQNITDTTVYLFDPNLGNVEMTMDKFNELYIGIALIINEQAPANATLLTDTEMENIKGFRWEKVANEYWIPGFYYPTLQWVNRIIYYPVIKFRWVPGYRLFGRIPIPGHFKPYIKLEKLIIPVPKIVWKWKPPEKRTYYTYKRVPDIPVYFSYVPNLDRTSKKIAYGGATIFMGAVGVVFGPNPAYRIGGAGMIYSGLYNYQQHLDEVGYGDDWRYTDPLFYI; the protein is encoded by the coding sequence ATGATGGACATAAAAAAAATTTTAATTTTAATGACTATATTAGCATGTTTAACTCTGTCTATTAGTAGTGTTTCGGCATCTAATTTGACTTTTAATGAAACTGGATTAGCTTCTCAAGGTGTTAAAAACTATACTGAAGCTAATAATAATAAGTTACCGAATCATGTGGTTGTCTCAGATAAAAATAGTACCATGCCTTCTTTTTTACGTACACTTACTACTACCACAGTACAACTCAATTCTGGTGTAACTACGCCAGTAAATATTACTAATGTAAATAATCCTACTGGACCTTCTGGAACTGCAACAGGCATAGTATATAAATCAGAGTATGTACAAATTGCAAATAATATAAATACCTTTATAAATAATAATGGTGCAGCTCCTAATTTTGCATCTAGTAGTAGAGGCAACATACGTTATGAATCACTAGTCTACATGTATTCAAGGATAGTAAACTGGTATTATGTAAATGGAGAATTACCCACTTATGTAACCGTAGTTCATTGTAGCGGGGTAAATTCCAATGGGGTAGTAATAGATAATGTACCTCCAAGTGTAACCAATAGCCTAGCTCCAGGTACCTACAACACCTTAAAAAATGTGACTTTAACTGCCAATGATAACCATGATCCTAACCCTAAGGTTTATTATAGTTTGGATAATGGTGCTACATGGAGTAATCAAATTAAAACAGTTACATTAAACCTTAATGTTGGAGTAACAAACTTAAAGTATTATGGGCGAGATGCAGCAGGCAATCAAGGCACCACTCAAACAGCAACTTATACTATCAACACTAATTCAACAGCACCAACAAGCTTCACCATAGATGAAATAAAAAATGCAGCAAGTTCTGTGAAATACTATGTCGAAGACATTAAACAGTTGCCTTCCAATGTAACGATTTCTGGAATTACAGTAAGTATGGCGGAATTCCTAAAACTCCAGTCAATAGCATTATTAAATATTAACAGTACTTCTAACTCATCTATCGTATTAAGTAATGTCATAGATGCTACAAATTCTACAGAAAATCTTCAAACTGGTAAATTAAATCAAACAGAGTATCTTCAGATTGCTAATACTGTTAAAACTTTTATTGACTCCAACGGCCAAGCACCAAATTTTGCCTCTAGTACTAAAGGAAACATAGGCTTTGAATCACTAGTCTACACATTTGCACAAATTTTAAACTCCTATCAAGTCGGCAATGTTTTACCTAATTTCATCACAATCAGACCATGGACAACTGTTACAAATAATAACACAGTTTTCATAAGGATGGAACAGATTAGAAAAGCAGCAGATACGGTGCAATCATATGTGGAAACCAGCCATAAATTACCAGACCATGTAACTATCTCTGAATCTACAGTTAGCATGCCTCAATTCTTAAATTTACAACTAAAATCTTTAATAAATGCTGATGCTTATTTATATCAGTCAATTATTTTAGAAAATTACACTACAGCTCCGAATCCATATGAAAGCATAACTGGCGGCAATCTAAATTATGTAGATTATATGAGTGCAGCAAATGATATAATTGCATTTATGGATAGTAATGGCCATGCACCAAACTATAAAGATACTGTAAGGGGATATATACGTTTTGAATCTTTAGTTTATATGTATGCGGAGATAATAAACTCTGTTTATAGGAATAATGGATTTCCACAGCATATACCATTAAGGCCTTGGTCAACTGTTACGAATAATAATACGGTATTCATAACTATGGATCAGATAAATGCAGCAGTTTGGGGTGTACAGAATTATGTAGAGACTTATAATGCGCTTCCTAGTAGTGTAACTATTTCTGGAAGGCAGATAAGTATGCCGCAATTTTTGAATTTAGAAATTAAATCACTAAAAAATATTCAAGCAGGCCTATATCAATCTATTATTCTACAAAATTACAATACTGCACCTAACCCTTCAGAAACATTAACTAGTGGTAAAATTAACTATGAGAATTATCTTAATTCGGTAGATACTGTCATCTCATTTATGAATGATAATGGTCGGGCGCCTAATTTCACTTGGACATCTCAAGGAAATATGCGTTATGAATCCTTAGTTCATATGTACGCTCAAATCCTGAATTATTATAATGTAAACAAAGATCTTCCACAATATGTTACAGTTAACCCTTGGACAGTGGTATCCAATCCAAATACGGTATCTTATAATACTGGACAAATAATTAGTGCAGCAGAAACTGTTAAATCATATGTGGAAACTAATAATGCACTTCCAAGTAGTGTGAATATTTCTGGAACACCAGTGAGCATGCCACAATTTTTAAAACTCTTAACTACAACTCTGCATAATATAAATGGTACATATGCTGGTCAAATAGTCTTAGGAAGTTATAATCCACCTACAAGTACTTCAGAAACTATCACTGGAGGAACTCTCAACAAAACCCAATATCTGGATCTTGCAAGGAGTGTTGAATTTTTCATGTATGGTAATTTAAGAGCTCCTAATTTCCAAAACTCTAGCCTAGGAAATATAAGATACCAATCATTAATCTATATGTACAGCCAAATACTAAGCTCATATAAAGCAAATAACTACAATTTACCTGATTTTATTACAGTAAGACCGTGGTCGGTTGTTTCAAATTCAAATACTAAGTTTATAACAACAGATCAAATAAAAAACGCCTCAGAAACTGTTAAATCATATATTGAGACTAATCACGCACTACCAAGCAGTGTCACAATATCTAACACTCAAGTAACTATGCCTCAGTTCTTAAAACTTTTAACAACATCAATATCAAATATTAATGGCCAATTAAATGCTACTATTGTCCTGCAAAATTATAATTCAGCTCCTAATCCTTCTGGAACTATAACTGGCGGAATCCTTAACAGTACAAATTATTTAAACATTGCCAACAATATAATCTCTTTTATGGACTCCAATGGACACGCACCAAACTTCGCATACAGTAGCCTTGGAAATATACGCTATGAATCCTTAATTTACAAGTACTCTTTAATCATGGGCTATTATTCTAATAAAACAGAATTGCCCCAGAATATTACTGTAACACCATGGTCAGTTGTTTCAAATCAAAGCACAGTATTCTTTACTAATGATCAGGTAGAAAGTGCTGCTAAAACAGTACAATCCTATGTAGAAACCAATCATCAGTTACCAACTAATGTGATAATTAATGGAACTACTGTTACCATGCCCCAATTCCTACAACTTGCAACTACTGCACTATTAAACATAGATCGCTCATTATACAGTTCAATTGCACTTAAAAGTTACAATACTGCTACCAACCAATCAGAAACCATAAATAATAGTGAGGATATTACTTACACAGATTACATAGAATTTGCAAATGATATAAATACATATATGCGTATTAATGGAAAAGCTCCTGACTTTATAACTACTAAACTCGGGACAATGCGCTATGAATCACTTGTATACATGTACAGTCAAATTTTAAGCTCCTATAATGCAACAAGTACCCTAGCAGAATTCATAACAGTAAATCCATGGTCAACTGTTTCTAATTCAAGCACTATATTTATAACAACAGACCAGATAAAAAACGCATCACAAACAGTAAAATCATATATCGATACAAATCACACACTACCAAGCAGTGTAAACATATCTGGAAATGATATAACCATGCCTCAATTCCTTAAACTAGCTGCTAAATCAATCATAAATATTGAAAATTATTTGAACATTTCTATAATATTAGACAATGTAGGAGAACCAACAACTTCCATAGAAAATATAACTGTTGGAACAATAACGAGTTATGAATTTGTAGACATTGCAAATAAAATAACATCATTTATGAATTCTAATGGCACAGCACCCAGTAACATTACTGATATAAGCTTAGGAAGCAATATAGGCTATGAATCATTGGTTTACATGTTTTCTAAAATAATGATGTCATATAATGCTACTGAACACGCTTGGGGGAGTATTTCAGTTTCTCCATGGGTAGCATTGTCTAATCCTGATGGGACTTTTAATTTCAGATCTCAAAAAATGTTTAATTCAATACAGGATGCTATAGATGATGATGATACTATAAGTGGTGATACTATATGGCTTAGAAAAGACATATATTCAGAAAATGTTTTAATTAACAAAAAAATCATCATAAGACCAATTTATGGAGTTGATGTATCAATATATGCCTTAAATTCTACTCTTCCCATATTTACCATAAACATCGGTGGAAATGGCACAACTATACAAGATCTCATTATAAATGGATCTATGGGGAATGTTGGTATTTATATCAACAATTCAATTGAAAACCAAATTCTCGGAAATAATATAACAAACACCAGTGATGGTATATACCTGTACAACACTACCAAGAACTTGATTTCTGGAAATAATATAAATAATAACAGTGGAAATGGTTTACTCATCAACACAGGATCTGATAATGAAATATCAAGTAATATAATTACTTCAAATGGTTTTGCAGGGATTAGCATCCAGAACTCTGATAAAAACAAGATTTACAGTAATATTCTCACTAATAATCAAGATGGAATTTATTTAAATAACTCCTCAACAGAGATTCACTTAAACCAGATTGCTGGAAACATCAGATACGGACTCTACAACCAAGGTAATGGCACTATAAATGCAACCAATAACTGGTGGGGTACCAATAACCCAATTGTATCCTCAGCAAGTCCTAGTGACATTAATATAGATGGCGGCACAGTAACATATAATCCATGGCTAGTACTCACCATAAACAGTTCAACCGATCGTTCAGACCGCAACGGCTCCAACTACAATTACATAATAACTGCCGATTTAACCCACAACAACCAAGGAAATGATACCTCTTCAAAAGGTAATATTCCTGATAATATACCTGTTAACTTCAACTCGACTATAGGAACTATTAACAGCTCAGATTCTACCAAGAAGGGCAAATCAGAGATTAAACTTACAAGTACCCAAGCAGGCACAGCTAATGTTTCAGTGACATTAGACAACCAGACAGTATCCAAATTAGTCAATATAACCAGTGTAAATGTGCTAGGAGTGTATAATACTAGGACTCAAGAAAGCTTTATCAGTATACGGGATGCAATAGATGATGCCGATACACGAGATGGTGATTCCCTAACTATATCTGAAGGCATATATACCGAAAACGTTGTTGTTAACAAAAAACTTACAATAAAGGCAGCTGCGGGAGCAAAAGTAACAGTTAAAGCAAAAGACGATGATAAAAGTGTCTTTGTCATAGGTAATGGGGGGAGCGGTTCAACTATACAAGGATTCAACATAATTAGTTCTAGTGATTCATATGGAATATCTTTAAGCCACTCGTATAACAACAATATCAGTAACAATAATGTATCAGACAGTAACAGAGGAATTTATTTATATAACTCTGGAAATAATACCATATCTGGAATTACCATAAAAGATAGCTACTACGGAATATTTATTTACAATTCAGCCAGTAACAATATATTTGGTAATATAATAAAAAACAATGAAAACGGTATTTATCTTAGAAACTCCAATTACAATATAGTTACAGGAAATACAATAGTTGATAATTTCTTTGGAAGCTATGTTTATCATTCTAACAACAACAATGTTACTGGAAATATTATTACTGGTAACTGGGCCGGAATTTATCTCTACGACACTAACAATAACTACGTAACTAATAACAATCTTACAGACAATGGGGCAGGAATCACCCATTATAACTCCATTGGCATAGTTATATCTGGAAATAACTTCAGTGACAACTGGATTACAGATATATCTGTAATAGACTCTGGTAAAGTGGTAATGGCCACTAGTTTCTACACATGTGGACCAGCAGCATTAGCCACAATCCTCAAAAATATGGGAATATACACTACAGAAATCGAACTCGCAGAATTAGCAGGTACGGATGAAACAGGAACTAGTTTGTTTGGATTGACGACAGCAGCACTAAATAAAGGTGTAACTGCAATAGGAGCAAGATTAACCACAGATCAACTTAAAAGCAATCATATGGTTGTTCTATCTATTAAGGGAGTCAATCACTTCGTAGTTATACAAAACATTACTGACACAACAGTTTATCTATTCGACCCTAACCTTGGAAACGTTGAGATGACGATGGACAAATTCAATGAACTCTACATTGGAATTGCACTGATAATTAATGAACAGGCACCAGCAAACGCTACATTATTAACTGACACTGAAATGGAAAATATCAAAGGATTTCGCTGGGAAAAGGTTGCAAATGAATATTGGATACCCGGATTCTATTATCCTACTTTGCAATGGGTAAATCGAATCATTTATTATCCCGTCATTAAATTTAGATGGGTTCCTGGCTATCGTCTCTTTGGTAGAATCCCTATACCTGGCCACTTTAAGCCTTATATAAAATTGGAAAAATTAATCATCCCTGTTCCAAAAATAGTATGGAAGTGGAAACCACCCGAAAAAAGGACATACTATACATACAAAAGAGTCCCTGATATACCAGTTTATTTTTCATATGTACCTAATTTAGATCGTACAAGCAAAAAAATAGCTTATGGTGGTGCAACGATATTCATGGGAGCGGTCGGTGTAGTATTCGGTCCAAACCCTGCTTATCGAATTGGTGGGGCAGGGATGATATATAGTGGTTTATATAATTACCAACAGCATTTAGACGAGGTAGGTTACGGAGATGATTGGCGCTATACAGACCCACTTTTTTATATATAA